A window of the Arachis duranensis cultivar V14167 chromosome 5, aradu.V14167.gnm2.J7QH, whole genome shotgun sequence genome harbors these coding sequences:
- the LOC107489701 gene encoding protein FAR1-RELATED SEQUENCE 5-like, with protein MDVDSEPLSSQDNVEDPMMTSVEENVNCTCDCGGSSSKCVSVTADDIINQTFETSDAAYNLYVRYARCLGFGVYKGDTARGKDGTQRRRRFFCSKEGKRAEKYISSLSRKREHRALTRTGCEAMLAVYLDTKTSTWRVKKLFEKHNHDLVPQCLVHLIPNHRGLTEPQKAQANTMHDHGLPTSKIIGLMVGQAGGYANVGFTKKDLDNHFQRARHAMLIGGDSNATTSYLLGKADVDPMAMTRYSATDEGRLANLFWADGICRSDYQCFGDVLAFDTTYRKNKYRRPLVIFSGCNHHRQTCIFGFALVKDERTATYTWLLQNFLEVMLNKSPSVVVTDGDEAMKATI; from the coding sequence ATGGATGTTGACTCGGAACCACTCAGTTCACAAGACAACGTCGAAGATCCCATGATGACTAGTGTGGAAGAAAATGTTAACTGCACTTGTGATTGTGGTGGCAGCAGTAGTAAGTGTGTGTCTGTGACGGCTGATGATATTATAAACCAGACCTTTGAAACATCAGATGCAGCTTATAACTTGTATGTACGTTATGCGAGGTGTCTCGGGTTTGGAGTTTACAAGGGTGATACAGCACGTGGAAAAGATGGAACACAGCGCAGAAGGAGGTTTTTTTGCAGCAAGGAAGGAAAGAGAGCCGAGAAATACATATCTAGTTTGAGTAGGAAGCGGGAGCATAGAGCGCTGACTCGCACTGGTTGTGAAGCCATGCTTGCGGTGTATCTTGACACTAAAACTTCGACTTGGAGggttaaaaaattattcgaGAAGCACAACCACGATCTTGTCCCACAATGCTTGGTACACCTAATTCCAAACCACCGAGGGTTGACTGAGCCACAAAAAGCTCAGGCGAATACCATGCATGATCATGGTCTTCCAACCTCTAAAATAATAGGACTAATGGTAGGCCAAGCCGGTGGTTATGCCAATGTCGGGTTCACAAAGAAGGACCTAGATAATCACTTTCAAAGAGCTCGTCATGCAATGctcattggtggggattccaaTGCGACGACTAGCTATCTACTTGGGAAAGCAGATGTCGACCCGATGGCCATGACAAGGTACAGTGCTACTGATGAAGGTCGGCTGGCAAATTTATTTTGGGCAGATGGCATTTGTAGGTCCGATTATCAGTGCTTTGGAGATGTGCTTGCATTCGATACAACCTACCGGAAGAATAAGTACAGAAGGCCCTTGGTAATCTTCTCAGGTTGTAACCATCACCGCCAAACATGTATATTTGGTTTTGCCTTGGTAAAGGACGAACGGACTGCAACATATACGTGGTTGTTGCAAAACTTTCTAGAAGTCATGCTGAACAAGTCTCCTAGTGTTGTGGTCACAGACGGTGACGAAGCAATGAAGGCAACAATTTGA
- the LOC127747646 gene encoding probable 3-hydroxyisobutyryl-CoA hydrolase 3, whose product MAMTLNFNYDTENQVLFTGNSSVKYVILNRPGKLNTLNHVMVSQILKNLRLYENDFSIKLVILKANGKAFSAGGDIVSLITSSLAGHWTYPLSFYRKLLMLNHLLVTCKKPIVSLINGVAIGGGAALSMRATFRVVTENAVCFSFQNKIVTAIETFISILYKRLK is encoded by the exons ATGGCAATGACTCTGAATTTTAACTATGACACAGAAAACCAG GTGCTTTTTACAGGAAACTCTTCTGTAAAATATGTGATATTAAATAGGCCTGGCAAGCTGAATACCCTTAACCATGTAATG GTTtctcaaattttaaagaatCTAAGATTGTATGAGAATGACTTTTCAATCAAACTTGTGATATTGAAG GCTAATGGAAAAGCATTTTCAGCTGGTGGTGATATAGTGTCACTGATTACATCTTCACTGGCAG GACATTGGACCTATCCTCTAAGCTTTTACAGGAAACTACTCATGTTGAACCATTTACTTGTTACCTGCAAAAAACCTATT GTGTCACTAATTAATGGAGTGGCCATAGGAGGAGGAGCGGCTCTTTCCATGAGGGCAACCTTTAGAGTTGTGACAGAAAATGCTGTATGCTTCTCTTTCCAAAACAAAATTGTAACTGCCATTGAAACTTTTATTAGCATCCTTTATAAGAGATTGAAATag